The following coding sequences are from one Syngnathus acus chromosome 12, fSynAcu1.2, whole genome shotgun sequence window:
- the enc1 gene encoding ectoderm-neural cortex protein 1 isoform X2, with protein sequence MKMSVCVHENRKSRASTGSMNIYLFHKSSYADSVLMHLNSLRQQRLFTDVLLHAGSRSFPCHRAVLAACSRYFEAMFSGGLRESQASEVDFHDSVHPEVLELLLDYAYTSRVVINEENAESLLEAGDMLEFQDIRDACAEFLERNLHPSNCLGMLLLSDAHQCTKLSELSWSMCLSNFPAICKTEDFLQLPKDMVVQLLSHEELETEDERLVYEAALNWINYDLERRHCDLPELLGTVRLALLPAIFLMENVSTEELINAQAGSKELVDQAIRCKLRILQNDGVVNSQCARPRKTSHALFLLGGQTFMCDKLYLVDQKAKEIIPKADIPSPRKEFSACAIACKVYITGGRGSENGVSKDVWVYDTVHEEWSKAAPMLIARFGHGSAELKHCLYVVGGHTAATGCLPASPSVSLKQVEQFDPAANKWTMVAPLREGVSNAAVVSVKLKLFAFGGTSVTHDKLPKVQCYDPQENRWTVPASCPQPWRYTAAAVLGNQIFVMGGDTEFSACSAYKFSSESYQWTKVGDVTAKRMSCQAVASGNKLYVVGGYFGTQRCKTLDCYDPTLDAWNSITTVPYSLIPTAFVSTWKHLPA encoded by the coding sequence ATGAAAATGTCCGTGTGCGTCCATGAGAACCGGAAGTCCCGGGCCAGCACCGGCTCCATGAACATCTACCTGTTCCACAAGTCGTCGTACGCCGACAGCGTGCTCATGCATCTCAACTCCCTGCGGCAGCAGCGTCTGTTCACCGACGTGCTTCTCCACGCCGGCAGCCGCTCCTTCCCGTGCCACCGCGCCGTCCTCGCCGCCTGCAGCCGCTACTTTGAGGCCATGTTCAGCGGGGGGCTACGCGAGAGTCAGGCCAGCGAGGTGGACTTCCACGACTCGGTCCACCCGGAGgtgctggagctgctgctggacTACGCGTACACGTCGCGGGTGGTCATCAACGAGGAGAACGCTGAGTCACTGCTGGAGGCCGGCGACATGCTGGAGTTTCAAGACATCCGCGACGCCTGCGCAGAGTTCCTGGAGAGGAACCTTCACCCGTCCAACTGCCTGGGAATGCTGCTGCTCTCTGACGCCCACCAGTGCACCAAGCTGTCGGAGCTCTCCTGGAGCATGTGCCTCAGCAACTTCCCCGCCATTTGCAAGACGGAGGACTTCCTACAGCTGCCCAAAGACATGGTGGTGCAGCTTTTGTCCCACGAAGAGCTGGAGACCGAGGACGAGCGGCTGGTATACGAAGCCGCCCTGAACTGGATCAACTACGACCTGGAGAGGCGCCACTGCGACCTCCCGGAACTCCTCGGGACGGTCCGCCTGGCCCTGCTGCCGGCCATCTTTCTGATGGAGAACGTCTCCACCGAGGAGCTGATCAACGCCCAGGCCGGGAGCAAGGAGCTGGTGGACCAGGCCATCCGCTGTAAGTTGAGGATCCTGCAGAACGACGGCGTGGTCAACAGTCAGTGCGCCCGCCCCCGCAAGACCAGCCAcgccctcttcctcctcggCGGCCAGACCTTCATGTGCGACAAGTTGTATCTGGTGGACCAGAAGGCCAAGGAGATCATTCCCAAGGCAGACATTCCCAGCCCGAGGAAGGAATTCAGCGCCTGCGCCATCGCCTGTAAGGTCTACATCacgggggggcggggctcgGAAAACGGCGTCTCCAAAGACGTCTGGGTCTACGACACGGTCCACGAGGAATGGTCCAAAGCGGCGCCCATGCTCATCGCCAGGTTCGGCCACGGCTCGGCCGAACTCAAACACTGCCTGTACGTGGTCGGCGGTCACACGGCGGCCACCGGCTGCCTGCCCGCCTCGCCGTCCGTGTCGCTCAAACAAGTGGAGCAGTTCGACCCGGCGGCCAACAAGTGGACCATGGTGGCGCCCCTGCGGGAGGGCGTGAGCAACGCGGCTGTGGTCAGCGTCAAGCTCAAGCTCTTCGCTTTCGGGGGCACCAGCGTCACCCACGACAAGCTGCCCAAGGTCCAGTGCTACGACCCCCAGGAGAACCGCTGGACCGTGCCGGCCTCTTGCCCGCAGCCGTGGCGCtacaccgccgccgccgtcctgGGCAACCAGATCTTCGTCATGGGCGGCGACACCGAGTTCTCGGCGTGCTCGGCCTACAAGTTCAGCAGCGAGAGCTACCAGTGGACTAAAGTGGGCGACGTGACGGCCAAGCGCATGAGCTGCCAGGCGGTGGCGTCCGGGAACAAACTCTACGTGGTGGGGGGCTACTTTGGCACGCAGCGCTGCAAGACCTTGGACTGCTACGACCCCACGCTGGACGCGTGGAACAGCATCACCACGGTGCCGTACTCCCTCATCCCGACAGCCTTCGTCAGCACCTGGAAGCATCTGCCCGCCTGA
- the enc1 gene encoding ectoderm-neural cortex protein 1 isoform X1, translating to MKQTPIRRVNSPESMKMSVCVHENRKSRASTGSMNIYLFHKSSYADSVLMHLNSLRQQRLFTDVLLHAGSRSFPCHRAVLAACSRYFEAMFSGGLRESQASEVDFHDSVHPEVLELLLDYAYTSRVVINEENAESLLEAGDMLEFQDIRDACAEFLERNLHPSNCLGMLLLSDAHQCTKLSELSWSMCLSNFPAICKTEDFLQLPKDMVVQLLSHEELETEDERLVYEAALNWINYDLERRHCDLPELLGTVRLALLPAIFLMENVSTEELINAQAGSKELVDQAIRCKLRILQNDGVVNSQCARPRKTSHALFLLGGQTFMCDKLYLVDQKAKEIIPKADIPSPRKEFSACAIACKVYITGGRGSENGVSKDVWVYDTVHEEWSKAAPMLIARFGHGSAELKHCLYVVGGHTAATGCLPASPSVSLKQVEQFDPAANKWTMVAPLREGVSNAAVVSVKLKLFAFGGTSVTHDKLPKVQCYDPQENRWTVPASCPQPWRYTAAAVLGNQIFVMGGDTEFSACSAYKFSSESYQWTKVGDVTAKRMSCQAVASGNKLYVVGGYFGTQRCKTLDCYDPTLDAWNSITTVPYSLIPTAFVSTWKHLPA from the exons ATGAAGCAAACTCCAATCCGACGTGTGAATTCACCA GAATCAATGAAAATGTCCGTGTGCGTCCATGAGAACCGGAAGTCCCGGGCCAGCACCGGCTCCATGAACATCTACCTGTTCCACAAGTCGTCGTACGCCGACAGCGTGCTCATGCATCTCAACTCCCTGCGGCAGCAGCGTCTGTTCACCGACGTGCTTCTCCACGCCGGCAGCCGCTCCTTCCCGTGCCACCGCGCCGTCCTCGCCGCCTGCAGCCGCTACTTTGAGGCCATGTTCAGCGGGGGGCTACGCGAGAGTCAGGCCAGCGAGGTGGACTTCCACGACTCGGTCCACCCGGAGgtgctggagctgctgctggacTACGCGTACACGTCGCGGGTGGTCATCAACGAGGAGAACGCTGAGTCACTGCTGGAGGCCGGCGACATGCTGGAGTTTCAAGACATCCGCGACGCCTGCGCAGAGTTCCTGGAGAGGAACCTTCACCCGTCCAACTGCCTGGGAATGCTGCTGCTCTCTGACGCCCACCAGTGCACCAAGCTGTCGGAGCTCTCCTGGAGCATGTGCCTCAGCAACTTCCCCGCCATTTGCAAGACGGAGGACTTCCTACAGCTGCCCAAAGACATGGTGGTGCAGCTTTTGTCCCACGAAGAGCTGGAGACCGAGGACGAGCGGCTGGTATACGAAGCCGCCCTGAACTGGATCAACTACGACCTGGAGAGGCGCCACTGCGACCTCCCGGAACTCCTCGGGACGGTCCGCCTGGCCCTGCTGCCGGCCATCTTTCTGATGGAGAACGTCTCCACCGAGGAGCTGATCAACGCCCAGGCCGGGAGCAAGGAGCTGGTGGACCAGGCCATCCGCTGTAAGTTGAGGATCCTGCAGAACGACGGCGTGGTCAACAGTCAGTGCGCCCGCCCCCGCAAGACCAGCCAcgccctcttcctcctcggCGGCCAGACCTTCATGTGCGACAAGTTGTATCTGGTGGACCAGAAGGCCAAGGAGATCATTCCCAAGGCAGACATTCCCAGCCCGAGGAAGGAATTCAGCGCCTGCGCCATCGCCTGTAAGGTCTACATCacgggggggcggggctcgGAAAACGGCGTCTCCAAAGACGTCTGGGTCTACGACACGGTCCACGAGGAATGGTCCAAAGCGGCGCCCATGCTCATCGCCAGGTTCGGCCACGGCTCGGCCGAACTCAAACACTGCCTGTACGTGGTCGGCGGTCACACGGCGGCCACCGGCTGCCTGCCCGCCTCGCCGTCCGTGTCGCTCAAACAAGTGGAGCAGTTCGACCCGGCGGCCAACAAGTGGACCATGGTGGCGCCCCTGCGGGAGGGCGTGAGCAACGCGGCTGTGGTCAGCGTCAAGCTCAAGCTCTTCGCTTTCGGGGGCACCAGCGTCACCCACGACAAGCTGCCCAAGGTCCAGTGCTACGACCCCCAGGAGAACCGCTGGACCGTGCCGGCCTCTTGCCCGCAGCCGTGGCGCtacaccgccgccgccgtcctgGGCAACCAGATCTTCGTCATGGGCGGCGACACCGAGTTCTCGGCGTGCTCGGCCTACAAGTTCAGCAGCGAGAGCTACCAGTGGACTAAAGTGGGCGACGTGACGGCCAAGCGCATGAGCTGCCAGGCGGTGGCGTCCGGGAACAAACTCTACGTGGTGGGGGGCTACTTTGGCACGCAGCGCTGCAAGACCTTGGACTGCTACGACCCCACGCTGGACGCGTGGAACAGCATCACCACGGTGCCGTACTCCCTCATCCCGACAGCCTTCGTCAGCACCTGGAAGCATCTGCCCGCCTGA